In a single window of the Acetivibrio clariflavus DSM 19732 genome:
- a CDS encoding GDSL-type esterase/lipase family protein, protein MHKLRLKASKMILSLFLISAIIGGMFAVPSFGAGRTIKIMPVGDSCTEGMGDPDMGGYRTELYRLYTEAGLSIDFVGSNRRGPNSLPDKDNEGHSGWTIPQIASNIDNWLNTYNPDVVLLWIGGNDVLLGGNVNTTGLSNLIDQIFRTKPNVTIFVADYYPWPEQIKQYNATIPGVVQQKASAGKRVYFVKLSDMQFSPNVDLSSDGLHLNVNGYSKIARIWFNSTINILREMAGTPDTQPNPTPTPVPGNDFPFPWFGTPTPTPAPGNDFPFPWFGTPTPTPAPGNNFPFPIPGDFPFPWFGSPTPAPNFPTATPNVPSSGKTIKIMPVGDSCTEGMGDPDMGGYRTELYRLYTEAGLSIDFVGSNRRGPNSLPDKDNEGHSGWTIPQIASNIDNWLNTYNPDVVLLWIGGNDVLQGRVNTEGLSNLIDQIFRTKPNVTIFVADYYPWPEQVKQYNATIPGVVQQKASAGKRVYFVKLSDMQFSPNVDLSSDGLHLNVNGYSKIARIWFNSTINILKEMAGTPNTQPTPTPIGNVKKGDINGDGEVNSIDYALLKRYLVGMDTTLPTPNSYAAADINGDGDINSLDYANLKLILLGMNN, encoded by the coding sequence ATGCATAAACTCAGATTAAAAGCAAGTAAAATGATACTTTCATTGTTTTTGATCAGCGCTATTATAGGCGGTATGTTTGCAGTACCGTCATTTGGAGCAGGCAGGACAATAAAAATAATGCCTGTTGGAGATTCATGTACTGAAGGTATGGGAGACCCTGATATGGGAGGATACCGTACAGAATTGTACAGGTTGTATACAGAGGCAGGATTAAGCATTGATTTTGTCGGATCCAACAGACGCGGACCGAACTCTTTGCCTGACAAGGACAATGAAGGACACTCGGGCTGGACAATTCCTCAGATTGCAAGCAATATAGACAACTGGCTCAATACATATAATCCTGACGTAGTATTGCTTTGGATAGGCGGTAATGATGTTTTGTTAGGAGGAAATGTAAATACTACCGGACTTAGCAATCTGATAGACCAGATATTTAGAACTAAGCCAAATGTAACAATATTTGTAGCTGATTACTATCCATGGCCTGAACAAATCAAGCAATACAATGCAACAATTCCTGGAGTAGTTCAGCAAAAAGCCAGTGCAGGAAAAAGAGTTTATTTCGTAAAACTCAGTGATATGCAATTTTCACCAAATGTAGACCTTTCATCAGACGGCTTGCATTTAAATGTAAACGGATACAGCAAGATTGCAAGAATTTGGTTTAACAGTACTATTAATATTTTAAGGGAAATGGCAGGTACACCTGATACTCAACCTAATCCGACACCGACACCGGTACCAGGAAATGATTTTCCGTTCCCATGGTTTGGCACACCAACACCGACACCGGCACCAGGAAATGATTTTCCATTCCCGTGGTTTGGCACACCAACACCGACACCAGCACCAGGAAATAATTTTCCATTCCCAATACCGGGGGATTTCCCATTCCCATGGTTTGGCTCTCCAACACCGGCACCTAATTTCCCGACAGCAACACCTAATGTACCGTCATCAGGTAAGACAATAAAAATAATGCCTGTTGGAGATTCATGTACTGAAGGTATGGGAGACCCTGATATGGGAGGATACCGTACAGAATTGTACAGGTTGTATACAGAGGCAGGATTAAGCATTGATTTTGTCGGATCCAACAGACGCGGACCGAACTCTTTGCCTGACAAGGACAATGAAGGACACTCGGGCTGGACAATTCCTCAAATTGCAAGCAATATAGACAACTGGCTCAATACATATAATCCTGACGTAGTACTGCTTTGGATAGGCGGTAATGATGTTTTACAGGGAAGAGTGAACACTGAAGGACTTAGTAATCTGATAGACCAGATATTTAGAACTAAGCCAAATGTAACAATATTTGTAGCTGATTATTATCCATGGCCTGAACAAGTTAAGCAATACAATGCAACAATTCCTGGAGTAGTTCAGCAAAAAGCCAGTGCAGGAAAAAGGGTTTATTTCGTAAAACTCAGTGATATGCAATTTTCACCAAACGTAGACCTTTCATCGGACGGTTTGCATTTAAATGTAAACGGATACAGCAAAATTGCAAGAATTTGGTTTAACAGTACCATTAATATTTTAAAAGAAATGGCAGGTACACCTAATACTCAACCTACTCCAACACCAATCGGCAATGTTAAAAAAGGAGATATAAACGGTGATGGAGAAGTGAATTCCATTGACTATGCTTTGTTGAAGAGATATCTTGTAGGAATGGATACTACTTTACCTACTCCAAATAGCTATGCAGCTGCTGACATAAACGGTGATGGAGATATCAACTCCTTAGACTACGCTAATTTAAAACTCATATTGCTTGGAATGAATAACTAA
- a CDS encoding S24/S26 family peptidase, protein MNVKKVSMNLDSLSPIILEMLDKNIDILMNVTGTSMTPMLINKRDKVILTSCDKFSLKKGDIPLYRRSNGKYVLHRIVKVNENTYDLCGDNQCEIEKGVPKSAVIAVVKAFERNGKMYGCNDIRYELYWRFWLLAMPFRRLIQKVRLKLRRRK, encoded by the coding sequence ATGAATGTAAAGAAAGTAAGCATGAATTTGGACAGTTTGTCTCCCATTATTCTTGAGATGCTGGATAAAAATATAGATATATTGATGAATGTTACAGGTACAAGCATGACTCCAATGCTAATAAACAAAAGGGATAAAGTAATATTGACAAGCTGTGACAAATTCAGTTTGAAAAAAGGAGACATTCCTTTATATAGGCGAAGCAACGGAAAATATGTTTTGCACAGAATAGTGAAAGTAAACGAAAATACCTACGATTTATGCGGTGACAACCAGTGTGAAATTGAGAAGGGCGTGCCGAAATCTGCAGTTATTGCTGTAGTTAAAGCCTTTGAAAGAAACGGTAAGATGTACGGATGTAATGACATCAGGTATGAATTGTATTGGCGCTTTTGGCTATTGGCAATGCCTTTTCGAAGGCTAATACAAAAAGTTAGGCTTAAATTAAGGAGAAGAAAATGA
- a CDS encoding DUF3237 family protein encodes MKKILISVLVLILFALSIGIVNSEPVKRGDINSDGDINSIDFALYKLYLLGGYQINDITVADLNGDGSANSIDYGYLKLYLLGRISTFPADEISTPTPTIPQTENALLIPHKSWTCGMPEGIPKPEIGKLVFEVDMKLDMVYNLGETPYGKRQVLVVKSGTVEGERIKGTVMSGGLDFQLDISNGVTEVEQILVIKTDDGRYMYIRSAGTGLNQNDLRMVPDIEVPKNGTYGWINNGKYVGRRIVDTVAKTMKIRVYDISGIDVKNYSDNSVTVTKPENIPYQPWDYRKANGERKGNVFITEFVQLGESQSIGENKNGNRNIIPITGGYVTGSINAKILAAGADYQNLSNPMTIDARYLWQTDDGEIIIVRNGGQFGSLVPTFEVRKDSKYSFLNTNLYLSSDPSMGAGGVTITFYESRK; translated from the coding sequence ATGAAAAAAATTTTGATTTCTGTCCTGGTTCTTATACTGTTTGCATTGTCAATCGGTATTGTCAATTCAGAGCCAGTTAAACGTGGTGATATTAACTCGGACGGTGATATAAACTCAATAGATTTTGCTTTGTACAAACTGTATCTTTTGGGTGGTTACCAAATCAATGACATAACTGTTGCAGATCTGAACGGGGATGGTTCTGCAAACTCAATTGACTATGGTTATCTGAAGTTGTATCTTTTGGGAAGAATATCGACTTTTCCGGCTGATGAAATTTCCACACCGACTCCAACAATTCCTCAAACTGAAAATGCACTACTTATTCCGCATAAATCTTGGACCTGTGGAATGCCTGAGGGAATTCCAAAACCGGAAATTGGAAAACTTGTGTTTGAAGTCGATATGAAACTTGACATGGTTTATAATTTAGGTGAAACTCCCTACGGAAAGAGACAAGTTTTAGTTGTTAAAAGCGGTACTGTGGAGGGAGAAAGAATCAAGGGTACTGTCATGTCCGGCGGGCTTGACTTTCAATTGGATATTTCCAATGGAGTGACGGAAGTTGAACAAATATTGGTGATTAAGACGGATGACGGCAGGTATATGTATATTAGAAGTGCAGGTACAGGTTTGAATCAGAACGATTTGAGAATGGTACCGGATATTGAAGTGCCTAAAAACGGAACATATGGCTGGATCAATAACGGTAAATATGTGGGAAGACGCATTGTAGACACTGTGGCTAAAACAATGAAGATAAGAGTCTATGATATATCCGGCATTGATGTAAAGAATTATTCCGACAACTCTGTTACCGTAACCAAACCGGAAAATATTCCGTATCAACCATGGGATTACAGAAAAGCTAACGGTGAAAGAAAAGGCAATGTATTTATAACTGAGTTTGTACAGCTTGGAGAAAGTCAATCCATTGGAGAAAACAAAAACGGAAACAGAAATATTATTCCAATAACCGGAGGCTATGTGACCGGAAGTATCAATGCCAAAATTTTAGCTGCCGGAGCTGACTATCAAAATCTTTCAAATCCTATGACAATTGATGCAAGGTACTTATGGCAGACTGATGATGGAGAGATAATTATTGTTCGAAATGGCGGGCAATTTGGCTCTCTTGTACCTACTTTTGAAGTACGAAAGGACAGCAAATATTCTTTCTTAAATACAAACCTTTACCTAAGCTCCGATCCGTCAATGGGGGCAGGCGGTGTTACAATTACTTTTTATGAGAGCAGAAAATAA
- a CDS encoding glycerophosphodiester phosphodiesterase, whose protein sequence is MNRPLVIAHRGASAYAPENTLSAIKKAVQMGADGIEIDVQLSKDGHVVVIHDTTVNRTSNGSGKVNSMTLEQLKTLDFGSWFSEEFKNEPICTLEEVFGYLKNWNGLINVEIKKEWLQFNSIEKKVVELIDRFNMRNRIIVSSFSTLSLLTIKRLDKNIRTGILFTSSTKDFVLLARLFKIDAIHPWYKDVTKDMKKAAVKGNIKIHTYTVDDVGEMKRLAKIGIDGIITNIPDVALKALNNK, encoded by the coding sequence ATGAACAGACCGCTGGTTATAGCACACAGGGGAGCATCAGCCTATGCGCCGGAAAATACATTGAGTGCTATTAAAAAAGCAGTTCAAATGGGGGCCGATGGTATTGAGATAGATGTACAACTTTCGAAGGACGGACATGTGGTTGTAATCCACGATACAACGGTAAACAGAACAAGCAATGGAAGCGGAAAAGTTAACAGTATGACTTTGGAACAGCTTAAAACTCTGGACTTTGGCAGTTGGTTTTCGGAAGAATTCAAAAATGAACCCATTTGCACTTTGGAAGAAGTTTTTGGTTATTTAAAAAATTGGAACGGATTAATCAATGTTGAAATAAAAAAGGAATGGCTGCAGTTTAATTCAATAGAGAAAAAGGTTGTCGAACTGATAGATAGATTCAATATGAGAAACAGAATTATTGTGTCTTCCTTTAGCACACTAAGCCTTTTAACCATAAAGAGATTGGATAAAAATATACGGACCGGAATTTTATTTACTTCGTCTACCAAGGATTTTGTTTTATTGGCGAGGTTGTTCAAAATAGATGCTATTCATCCCTGGTACAAAGACGTGACAAAAGATATGAAAAAAGCTGCTGTCAAAGGAAATATAAAGATACACACATATACAGTGGATGATGTAGGTGAAATGAAAAGATTGGCCAAAATTGGGATAGACGGTATAATAACCAATATACCCGATGTTGCCCTTAAAGCATTAAATAATAAATAG
- a CDS encoding InlB B-repeat-containing protein translates to MVRRGLKRFLSSLTLLVMAVGVMSQSVFAAPKVDPKDDIGKPTVISGPKEEKKEKEEKVVSDNGWIVLGQEGFSKKDAEYTTIALDNNGVPYVAYSDAGNGKKVTVKKYTQKGWETVGKEGFSLKAAKNISLAFDNSNIPYVAYIEEPGKRVVVSKLSKDKWVEVGVSAGVGDDVSLAIDSKGTPYVAYTYSIKGLLGLGANGITVSKYVKGIWKPEFNVGSILNNNKYSEPAIAFDVKDNLYVAFSNNGVNVVKASGFDRWSYLNVTSKPKKEVKFISLAIDKEGKVYVAYQGDKEKAVVSNVSEGENWEVSEGKAEFISLVLDSEGTPYVAFADAKNKDKAVVKKYEDGKWNALGDKGISKAKAKFTSIAVDSGDNLYIVYQDDANKKKATVLTYTSKFVVTFDTDGGTPIANQLVPYNGKVQKPEDPVKYGYVFENWYTDKSFTQVFDFNTPVKSNLTLYAKYTKLDGCGLTVKWEGNGSVPGWTNGETKKFKLGEKITLKAVSEDDSKFAYWKDAVGRVVSTEPEYTFELGCEDSFTAYFFEKNKYLVTFKNGNGEIIKSVYLVEDEDIVFPESPSMFGYRFIGWDKTAEEIKASQGDVVVTALFEKIEQTLKVEVYGGSGSGEYKLNDYVIVEANEPEEGKKFAYWEDENGNILSYSTRYGFTVTRDVILNAVYVSEDEEVEEQARIAITNIAFTDDKITFVAERVVPEGNTIVLHGIIATNNPAIGSSDKDFVIGKEGVYKASALTKGLVGVFVLNKAAELDETWYARGYVIYKDSNGNIVTIYSDIEQATRQEL, encoded by the coding sequence ATGGTAAGAAGAGGTCTAAAAAGGTTTTTATCATCGTTAACGCTGCTGGTTATGGCAGTTGGCGTTATGTCTCAAAGTGTTTTTGCAGCTCCAAAAGTTGACCCAAAAGACGACATCGGTAAGCCGACAGTAATTAGTGGTCCCAAAGAAGAGAAGAAAGAAAAAGAAGAAAAAGTTGTATCTGACAATGGTTGGATAGTATTAGGCCAGGAGGGTTTTTCAAAGAAAGATGCTGAATACACAACCATTGCATTGGATAATAATGGAGTTCCCTATGTTGCGTATTCCGATGCTGGAAACGGCAAAAAAGTTACAGTAAAGAAATATACCCAGAAGGGTTGGGAAACCGTAGGTAAGGAAGGTTTTTCATTAAAAGCTGCAAAGAATATATCCTTAGCTTTCGATAACAGCAATATACCATATGTTGCCTATATTGAAGAACCTGGTAAGAGAGTTGTCGTAAGCAAGCTCTCTAAGGACAAGTGGGTAGAAGTAGGTGTATCAGCCGGAGTTGGCGATGATGTGTCTTTAGCGATTGATAGCAAAGGTACACCCTATGTGGCTTATACATACTCTATAAAAGGATTGCTTGGTTTAGGCGCAAATGGAATAACAGTGAGCAAATATGTGAAAGGAATATGGAAACCTGAGTTTAATGTAGGTTCTATTCTGAATAACAATAAGTACAGTGAACCTGCTATTGCTTTCGATGTAAAGGATAATCTGTATGTTGCTTTCAGTAACAATGGAGTTAATGTTGTGAAAGCTTCAGGTTTTGATAGATGGAGCTATTTGAATGTAACGTCTAAACCTAAAAAAGAAGTTAAATTTATATCTCTGGCAATAGACAAGGAAGGAAAAGTCTATGTTGCATATCAGGGAGACAAAGAAAAAGCAGTAGTAAGTAATGTTAGTGAAGGTGAAAATTGGGAAGTTTCAGAAGGTAAAGCTGAGTTTATATCTTTAGTTTTGGACAGCGAAGGTACTCCTTACGTTGCATTTGCCGATGCTAAAAACAAAGACAAAGCTGTCGTTAAGAAATATGAAGACGGAAAATGGAATGCTTTGGGAGATAAAGGTATCTCTAAAGCAAAGGCAAAATTCACATCAATAGCAGTAGATAGCGGTGATAATCTTTATATTGTTTATCAAGACGATGCAAACAAGAAAAAGGCTACAGTTCTTACATATACCAGCAAATTCGTAGTAACTTTCGATACCGATGGCGGAACACCTATAGCCAATCAGCTTGTGCCATATAACGGAAAAGTGCAAAAACCTGAAGATCCTGTGAAATATGGCTACGTATTTGAAAACTGGTACACTGACAAATCCTTTACTCAAGTATTCGACTTTAACACACCTGTAAAAAGCAATTTAACCTTATATGCAAAATATACAAAACTCGATGGTTGCGGTTTGACAGTAAAATGGGAAGGTAATGGCAGTGTTCCGGGCTGGACCAACGGTGAAACAAAGAAATTTAAATTGGGCGAAAAAATCACATTGAAAGCAGTTTCAGAAGACGATTCAAAGTTTGCATACTGGAAAGATGCTGTTGGCCGTGTAGTTTCAACAGAGCCGGAGTATACTTTTGAATTGGGATGCGAAGATTCCTTTACTGCATACTTCTTTGAAAAGAACAAATACCTTGTAACTTTCAAGAATGGAAACGGGGAAATAATCAAGTCGGTTTACTTGGTTGAAGATGAAGATATAGTATTCCCTGAATCACCATCAATGTTCGGATATAGATTTATCGGATGGGATAAGACAGCTGAAGAAATAAAGGCATCCCAGGGAGATGTTGTAGTAACTGCATTATTTGAAAAGATTGAACAAACACTTAAAGTAGAAGTTTATGGCGGAAGCGGATCCGGAGAATACAAATTAAATGATTATGTGATCGTTGAAGCTAATGAGCCTGAAGAAGGCAAGAAATTTGCATATTGGGAAGATGAAAATGGAAATATTCTGAGCTATAGCACAAGATATGGATTTACTGTAACAAGAGATGTAATCTTAAATGCAGTATATGTTTCTGAGGATGAAGAAGTTGAAGAGCAGGCAAGAATAGCTATAACAAACATAGCCTTTACTGACGACAAAATAACCTTTGTTGCTGAAAGGGTTGTTCCGGAAGGAAATACAATTGTTTTGCACGGAATAATAGCTACAAACAATCCAGCAATTGGCTCTTCAGATAAAGATTTTGTTATAGGAAAAGAAGGCGTTTACAAGGCATCTGCTCTGACAAAGGGCCTGGTTGGAGTTTTCGTACTGAATAAAGCAGCTGAATTGGATGAAACTTGGTATGCAAGAGGTTACGTAATATACAAAGACAGTAACGGAAATATAGTTACTATTTACAGCGATATAGAGCAAGCAACCAGACAAGAACTTTAG
- a CDS encoding MATE family efflux transporter, with protein sequence MENTKANPLGTLDINVLIRKFALPSIMAMMVGAIYNIVDQFFIGRSVGELGNAATNVAFPLSICCIAIALLLGIGGAAAFNISLGEGDREKAVYYLGNASVLLFTFGLILCITVLVFLTPLMFFFGAPDNVLGYAKTYTSITAIGFPFLIFSTGSGHLIRADGSPRYTLLFNLTGAIINTILDPVFIFGFGMGMAGAALATVIGQICAALLAFRYLRHCKTVRIQKKNLIPKWQYTKRIMALGTASCFNQIAMMIVQIVLNKSLTFYGALSPYGEAIPLAAVGIITKVNQLFFAIVIGISQGMQPIASFNYGARNFDRVKKVYYTSLCYGLAVSAFAFMLFQIFPRQIISVFGSGSEEYYSFAILYFRIYLFFTFINCIQPMSATFFTAIGKPRKGIFLSLTRQILFLLPLIIILPLFLGINGIMFAGPVADFVAALVSVIMICIEMRNLI encoded by the coding sequence ATGGAGAATACAAAAGCTAATCCTTTGGGTACGTTGGATATTAACGTCTTAATAAGAAAATTTGCTTTGCCCAGCATCATGGCTATGATGGTAGGGGCGATATATAATATTGTGGATCAATTTTTTATAGGAAGAAGTGTGGGTGAGCTTGGAAATGCGGCAACCAATGTCGCCTTTCCTCTAAGTATATGCTGTATTGCAATTGCTTTGCTCCTTGGAATTGGAGGAGCTGCAGCCTTTAACATTTCTTTGGGTGAGGGTGACAGGGAAAAAGCGGTTTATTACTTAGGAAATGCTTCAGTTTTGTTATTTACCTTCGGATTGATACTGTGTATAACCGTGCTTGTTTTTTTAACGCCGCTAATGTTTTTTTTCGGTGCACCGGACAATGTATTGGGTTATGCAAAGACCTATACGTCAATTACTGCAATAGGATTTCCTTTTCTTATATTTTCCACTGGCAGCGGGCACCTTATAAGGGCTGACGGCAGTCCAAGATATACATTGTTATTTAATTTGACCGGTGCAATCATCAATACAATTCTTGACCCTGTATTCATTTTCGGTTTTGGCATGGGAATGGCCGGGGCTGCATTGGCAACAGTTATAGGTCAGATTTGTGCGGCTTTATTGGCTTTTCGGTATTTGCGCCATTGCAAAACAGTACGGATTCAGAAAAAAAACTTAATTCCTAAATGGCAGTATACCAAAAGAATAATGGCATTAGGAACGGCATCCTGTTTTAATCAGATTGCCATGATGATTGTGCAAATAGTGCTGAACAAATCCCTTACTTTTTATGGAGCATTATCTCCCTATGGAGAGGCAATTCCATTAGCAGCTGTGGGTATAATTACAAAAGTTAATCAGCTGTTTTTTGCGATTGTTATCGGTATTTCCCAGGGGATGCAGCCAATTGCAAGTTTTAATTATGGTGCACGAAATTTTGACAGAGTAAAAAAGGTGTACTATACTTCACTTTGCTATGGGCTTGCTGTATCAGCTTTTGCATTTATGCTGTTTCAAATATTTCCCAGGCAAATTATATCCGTTTTCGGTTCGGGGTCCGAGGAATATTACAGTTTTGCTATTTTATATTTCAGAATATATTTGTTTTTTACATTCATTAATTGCATACAGCCAATGTCGGCTACCTTTTTTACAGCAATAGGGAAACCCAGAAAGGGAATATTTCTTTCTCTGACAAGGCAAATACTGTTTTTATTGCCGTTAATTATAATATTACCGCTTTTTTTGGGTATTAACGGCATAATGTTTGCGGGTCCGGTGGCAGATTTTGTTGCAGCTTTAGTATCGGTAATAATGATTTGTATTGAAATGCGAAATTTGATATAA
- a CDS encoding PqqD family protein, with amino-acid sequence MKLSKEFVLREIAGNYIVVPFGEKAVNFNAMITLNETGAFLWKKIEEGKSKEELLSAILEEYEVDREKAKEDIEKFCEKLKSAGILEL; translated from the coding sequence ATGAAATTATCAAAGGAATTTGTTTTGAGGGAAATTGCCGGAAATTACATAGTAGTTCCTTTTGGAGAAAAGGCAGTTAATTTTAATGCCATGATTACTCTAAATGAAACGGGTGCTTTCCTTTGGAAAAAGATTGAAGAAGGAAAAAGCAAAGAAGAACTCTTAAGTGCTATCCTTGAAGAGTATGAAGTGGATAGAGAAAAGGCAAAAGAAGATATCGAAAAATTTTGTGAAAAATTAAAGTCAGCGGGTATTCTTGAGCTATGA
- the sigI gene encoding RNA polymerase sigma-I factor, with protein sequence MLFISAIINYADETAAHIIEKIKKGDKQLKEKFIEDYIPFILKVVSSFYSSKIVDMKNSDEYSIGLMAFDEAIEKYDSTKGKSFIKFAEMVIKRRMVDYFRKISAVCQKEIPFSYFENENEFENHINPFGAGNELDRYELICELKDFSKQLKDFGLNIENLPDYMPKHKDSKQICIGIAKKIVENKVIYDKLKNKKYFYMKELSKIIDVHPKTVERNREFIICLCLIYGNDYRNFKKYLNKIC encoded by the coding sequence ATGCTATTTATTTCAGCTATTATAAATTATGCCGATGAAACAGCTGCACATATTATTGAAAAAATAAAAAAAGGGGACAAGCAGTTAAAAGAAAAATTCATTGAAGACTATATTCCCTTTATATTAAAGGTTGTTTCAAGCTTTTATTCATCAAAGATAGTTGATATGAAAAACAGTGATGAATATAGCATTGGCTTAATGGCATTTGATGAGGCAATAGAAAAGTATGACAGTACTAAAGGAAAAAGTTTTATTAAATTTGCTGAAATGGTTATAAAGAGAAGAATGGTGGATTATTTCAGAAAAATATCGGCTGTTTGCCAAAAAGAAATACCGTTTTCATATTTTGAAAACGAAAATGAATTTGAGAATCATATAAATCCCTTCGGTGCCGGAAATGAATTGGACAGATATGAACTCATTTGCGAACTGAAGGACTTTTCAAAACAATTGAAAGATTTTGGACTGAATATTGAAAATTTACCCGATTATATGCCGAAACATAAAGACTCAAAGCAAATTTGCATAGGCATAGCTAAAAAGATAGTTGAAAACAAGGTAATATACGACAAGTTGAAAAACAAAAAGTATTTTTACATGAAAGAGCTTTCGAAAATAATTGATGTGCATCCGAAGACCGTTGAAAGAAACAGAGAATTTATAATTTGCTTGTGCCTGATATACGGAAATGACTATAGAAATTTTAAAAAGTATTTAAATAAAATATGTTAG
- a CDS encoding AbfB domain-containing protein, which produces MKYEGIVIKLSKNRAIVTTDDFQCFYIKRTPAIYVGKQVEFTRKDIVRRGYFAIKLISTAACILLLLTAALRLLGIVNDSGIISGSKTFAYIGIDINPSLDIEIDEKGLVLGLIPLNEDAKVLIKNFSAGKVEVSKVVNDLIGAAKSNGIVSETENDYVLVSSTLNNDNGENNEKYQTDRKKLDSIVSSLKNSVEKDGKISIYIVQADKSERKDAQEMGISTGRYKLFTELKDSIKDFSIEEAKSIGVKELIELKINQKEDYNIVTTPVPATPIYKAEDTENNTTPVPSDEVSTQEVSNEAIYQIPTISLIPTQTQTPMVTPKPTIIPTPNKTPKSIPTSTPASAVPSYPIIMPIPMPTMPFMSPIMPPMQSSNSVYMKFEAYNYPGQFIQHKIHFDAYISANGILPDDCMFKIVSGLADPSCISFESKNFPGFYLKNENFRIVLKPFDGSNDFKENATFRKVPGLADESLTSFQSYKYPDRYIRHKHFIIQVDEITSDDDKKDATFKEIEVK; this is translated from the coding sequence ATGAAATATGAAGGTATTGTTATAAAACTGTCAAAAAATAGAGCAATAGTCACTACTGACGACTTTCAGTGCTTTTACATAAAGAGAACTCCTGCGATATATGTAGGAAAACAAGTTGAGTTTACACGGAAGGATATTGTCAGAAGAGGCTATTTCGCGATAAAACTGATATCGACTGCTGCATGCATTTTATTGCTTTTGACTGCTGCTTTAAGACTTTTAGGAATAGTTAATGACAGCGGTATTATTTCCGGTTCCAAAACTTTTGCTTATATTGGCATTGACATCAATCCCAGCCTTGATATAGAAATTGATGAAAAAGGGTTGGTTTTAGGGCTGATTCCGTTAAATGAGGATGCAAAAGTTTTGATTAAAAATTTTAGTGCCGGAAAGGTTGAGGTTTCTAAAGTTGTTAATGATTTAATCGGTGCGGCAAAAAGCAATGGAATTGTATCTGAGACCGAAAATGACTACGTTTTGGTTTCAAGTACTTTGAATAACGATAATGGAGAAAATAACGAGAAATATCAGACTGACAGAAAAAAACTCGACTCAATAGTGAGCTCGTTGAAAAATAGTGTAGAAAAAGACGGCAAGATCAGTATTTATATTGTACAAGCGGATAAATCTGAAAGAAAAGATGCACAGGAAATGGGAATTTCAACCGGAAGGTATAAATTGTTCACTGAATTGAAAGACAGTATAAAAGATTTTTCCATTGAAGAAGCTAAGAGTATTGGTGTAAAAGAGTTGATAGAATTAAAGATAAATCAAAAAGAAGACTATAACATTGTAACTACACCTGTACCTGCAACTCCTATTTATAAAGCAGAAGACACCGAAAACAATACAACTCCTGTCCCATCTGATGAGGTAAGCACTCAGGAAGTTAGCAATGAAGCAATATACCAGATACCAACGATATCTTTAATACCAACGCAAACACAAACACCGATGGTAACACCAAAACCGACAATAATTCCAACACCAAATAAAACACCAAAATCTATACCGACATCAACACCTGCATCCGCTGTTCCATCATATCCGATAATAATGCCAATACCTATGCCAACGATGCCGTTCATGTCGCCGATAATGCCGCCGATGCAATCGTCAAATTCAGTCTATATGAAATTTGAGGCATACAATTATCCGGGCCAGTTTATACAGCACAAAATACATTTTGATGCTTATATTTCAGCCAATGGAATATTGCCGGACGACTGTATGTTTAAAATAGTTTCAGGCCTGGCTGACCCGAGTTGTATTTCTTTTGAGTCAAAGAATTTTCCGGGTTTTTATCTGAAAAATGAGAATTTTAGAATTGTTCTCAAACCGTTTGACGGTTCAAATGATTTTAAAGAGAATGCAACTTTTAGAAAAGTACCCGGGCTGGCGGATGAAAGTTTAACTTCGTTTCAATCCTATAAATATCCTGACAGATATATAAGGCATAAGCATTTTATAATTCAGGTGGATGAAATAACTTCAGATGATGATAAAAAAGATGCTACATTCAAAGAGATTGAAGTCAAATAG